A single window of Candidatus Microthrix subdominans DNA harbors:
- a CDS encoding ATP synthase subunit I gives MTYSVVFAVVLGALAGFVLGLGFFGALAWTARRLVVTSRPATLVMASLLARMALLAVGLVALARLSPWALVGAVPGVITARLVVVRRFVAQPSATMGGTHEATGSTPMSGRGEPNDG, from the coding sequence ATGACCTACTCCGTCGTGTTCGCGGTCGTGTTGGGCGCGCTCGCCGGGTTCGTGCTGGGTCTCGGATTTTTCGGCGCACTGGCGTGGACCGCACGCCGTCTCGTGGTTACGTCGCGACCCGCCACCCTGGTGATGGCAAGCCTCCTGGCCAGGATGGCGCTGCTCGCGGTCGGGCTCGTGGCCCTCGCCCGACTGTCGCCCTGGGCGCTGGTTGGGGCGGTGCCGGGTGTGATCACCGCCCGTCTGGTGGTGGTGCGCCGCTTCGTTGCCCAACCTTCGGCAACGATGGGTGGCACCCACGAGGCCACAGGAAGTACCCCGATGTCGGGGCGAGGGGAGCCGAATGATGGGTGA